In the genome of Magnolia sinica isolate HGM2019 chromosome 2, MsV1, whole genome shotgun sequence, one region contains:
- the LOC131224697 gene encoding pentatricopeptide repeat-containing protein At5g66520-like translates to MGLLHHPNVAQSLSAFANMSEFKRAHAHIITSGLHRDSFTTARLLAFSAISQAGNLDYAKVLFEHIEHPTLYMYNSMIGGLSQSHTPLDSVSFYVRMSHAGISPDNFTFPLLIRSCWVSSCLDLGLQLHCHVLKFGLDCDVFVVNNLISMYSGFEELGCARHLFDECSGVVDVVSWTALVAGYSNCGELDSARWLFNRMPVRNAVSWNAMIVGYARSGKIGEAKKLFDEMPERNVATWSGMISGCSQCGLFKEALKLFVDMVGTGIMPNKPALVSAVSCCAQLRALDQGEWLHHYIMENKIEVDVALGTVLIDMYGKCGSIHRALQVFDEMPIKNILSWNSMISGMALNGCGKQALALFGRMWMMGLEPNGVTFIGVLSACSHTGLVVEGHRFFDFMTQVYGIKPQLEHYGCMVDLLGRAGLIKEALSFVEGMPVEPHPGLWGALVGACRIHGEVKLGEELGKRLIDLEPHHGGRYVLLSNIYAAARRWDDVAMVRKLLKDRKVLKAAGNSAMEV, encoded by the coding sequence ATGGGGCTCCTCCACCACCCCAACGTCGCCCAATCCCTGTCAGCCTTCGCAAACATGTCCGAATTCAAGCGCGCCCACGCCCACATCATCACTTCCGGCCTTCACAGAGACTCCTTCACAACAGCCAGACTCCTAGCCTTCTCCGCCATCTCTCAAGCCGGCAATCTTGACTACGCCAAGGTCCTCTTCGAGCACATCGAACACCCCACCCTCTACATGTACAACTCCATGATCGGAGGCCTCTCCCAGAGTCACACGCCCCTCGATTCCGTCAGTTTCTATGTCCGCATGAGCCATGCTGGTATCTCACCTGATAACTTCACATTCCCTCTCCTTATAAGATCGTGCTGGGTCTCTTCGTGCCTTGATCTCGGCCTCCAGTTGCATTGCCATGTTCTGAAGTTCGGTTTGGATTGCGACGTCTTCGTCGTGAACAATTTGATTAGTATGTATTCGGGTTTTGAGGAGTTGGGTTGCGCCCGCCACTTGTTTGATGAATGTTCGGGAGTTGTAGATGTTGTTTCGTGGACCGCATTGGTGGCTGGGTATTCGAATTGTGGGGAGTTGGATTCTGCGCGGTGGCTTTTCAATCGGATGCCTGTTAGGAATGCAGTATCGTGGAATGCAATGATCGTGGGGTATGCTCGGAGTGGCAAGATCGGTGAAGCGAAGAAGCTGTTTGACGAAATGCCTGAACGGAATGTGGCTACGTGGAGTGGGATGATTTCTGGGTGCTCGCAATGTGGGCTTTTTAAAGAGGCCTTGAAGCTTTTCGTGGACATGGTCGGCACAGGAATCATGCCTAACAAGCCCGCATTAGTTAGCGCAGTTTCCTGCTGTGCGCAACTAAGGGCCTTGGACCAAGGCGAATGGCTCCACCATTATATTATGGAAAACAAGATCGAGGTTGATGTGGCGTTGGGGACAGTGCTTATAGACATGTATGGTAAGTGTGGGAGCATTCATAGGGCCCTCCAAGTCTTCGATGAGATGCCCATAAAGAACATATTATCATGGAATTCTATGATATCCGGCATGGCCTTGAACGGCTGTGGTAAGCAAGCACTGGCCCTCTTTGGGCGAATGTGGATGATGGGTCTTGAGCCAAATGGCGTGACCTTCATTGGAGTACTTAGTGCGTGCAGTCACACGGGACTGGTCGTTGAAGGGCATCGGTTTTTCGATTTCATGACTCAAGTTTACGGTATCAAACCTCAGTTAGAGCACTATGGTTGCATGGTCGATCTACTTGGTCGGGCCGGGCTTATTAAGGAGGCATTGAGCTTTGTTGAGGGCATGCCAGTCGAGCCTCACCCTGGTTTATGGGGTGCCCTTGTCGGCGCGTGTCGAATTCATGGTGAAGTCAAGCTTGGCGAAGAATTGGGGAAGCGACTCATTGATTTAGAGCCCCACCATGGTGGGAGATATGTGTTGTTATCTAATATATATGCAGCTGCCAGACGGTGGGATGATGTGGCCATGGTGAGGAAGTTGTTGAAAGATCGGAAGGTGCTCAAGGCAGCAGGGAATAGTGCAATGGAAGTATAG